Proteins from one Mus pahari chromosome 18, PAHARI_EIJ_v1.1, whole genome shotgun sequence genomic window:
- the LOC110335401 gene encoding olfactory receptor 63, producing the protein MPGQNYSTISEFILFGFSAFPHQMLPALFLLYLLMYLFTLLGNLVIMAAIWTEHRLHTPMYLFLCALSISEILFTVVITPRMLSDLLSTHRSITFIACANQLFFSFTFGYTHSFLLVVMGYDRYVAICRPLHYHVLMSLQGCARLVAWSWAGGSLIGMTLTIIIFHLTFCESNVIHHILCHVFSLLKLACGERTAFVTIAVILVCVTPLIGCLIFIILSYIFIVAAILRIPSTEGRHKTFSTCASHLTVVIVHYGFASIIYLKSRGLYSLYTDTLMSTTYTVFTPFLSPIIFSLRNKELKNAIIKSFHRNFCQQSI; encoded by the coding sequence ATGCCTGGTCAGAACTACAGCACCATATCAGAATTTATCCTCTTTGGTTTCTCAGCCTTCCCACACCAGATGCTCCCTGCTCTGTTCCTGCTCTACTTGCTGATGTATTTGTTCACACTTCTGGGGAACCTGGTCATCATGGCTGCTATCTGGACAGAACATAGactccacacacccatgtacctCTTCCTGTGTGCTCTCTCCATTTCTGAAATTCTCTTCACTGTCGTCATCACGCCCCGCATGCTGTCTGACTTGCTGTCCACCCATCGATCCATCACATTTATAGCTTGTGCTAACcaattgtttttctccttcacaTTTGGCTACACTCACTCCTTTCTGCTCGTGGTCATGGgttatgaccgctatgtggccatctgccgCCCCCTGCATTATCATGTACTTATGAGCCTCCAAGGTTGTGCTCGACTTGTGGCATGGTCTTGGGCTGGTGGCTCGCTTATTGGGATGACATTGACAATAATAATTTTTCACCTTACCTTCTGTGAATCTAATGTGATCCATCACATTCTCTGTCATGTATTTTCCCTCTTAAAGTTAGCCTGTGGGGAAAGGACAGCCTTTGTCACTATTGCTGTGATCCTGGTGTGTGTCACACCCCTCATAGGATGCCTGATCTTCATTATCCTTTCCTATATATTTATTGTGGCTGCCATCTTGAGAATCCCATCTACTGAGGGTCGGCACAAGACATTCTCCACATGTGCATCTCATCTCACTGTAGTGATTGTGCACTATGGCTTTGCCTCCATAATTTACCTCAAGTCCAGGGGACTCTACTCACTGTACACTGATACCCTCATGTCCACCACCTATACAGTCTTCACCCCCTTCCTTAGTCCAATTATTTTCAGCCTCAGGAATAAGGAGCTAAAGAATGCTATAATTAAAAGCTTCCACAGGAATTTCTGTCAACAAAGTATCTAA